The DNA sequence CGATGACCGAGCGCCTCGACGAGTTGCAGAAGCGCAAGGAGGCGGCGCTACATGCCGGGCCCGAGCGGGCCGTCCAGCGCCAGCACGACAAAGGCAAGATGCTGGCCCGGGAGCGGATCGACTACTTCCTGGACCCCGGCTCGTTCCACGAGCTGGACATGCTGGCCCGCCACCGGGCCCACGAGAGCGGGATCGAGGAACGCCCCTACACCGACGGCGTCATCACCGGGTGGGGCACTGTGGATGGCCGGAAGGTTTTTCTGTTCGCCCAGGACTTCACCGTGTTCGGTGGTGCTTTGGGTGAGGTGTTTGCCGAGAAGATCCACAAGGTCATGGACCTGGCCCTGAGCGTGGGTGCGCCCATGATTGGTCTCAACGACGGTGCCGGGGCTCGTATCCAGGAGGGCGTGGTCAGCCTCGACGGTTACGGAGGGATCTTCTGGCGCAACGTGCAGTCGTCCGGTGTCATTCCCCAGGTCAGCGTGATCCTCGGACCGTGCGCGGGCGGGGCCGTTTATAGCCCAGCCATGACCGACTTCATCTTTATGGTCCGGGAGAAGTCGCACATGTTCATCACCGGACCCGACGTGGTTAGGACGGTTACCGGCGAGGAGGTCAGCCTCGAGGAGTTGGGCGGAGCGGGCAGCCACTCCACCAAGTCGGGCGTGGCCACCTTCGTCGGCGAGGACGAGCACGAGGTCCTCGACGAGGTAAAGGCGCTGCTGGCCCAGTTGCCGTCCAACAACCTTGAGCAGGCTCCGGTGGTTCCCACCGACGACCCCCCTGATCGGGCCTGCCCGGAACTTAACGACCTCATGCCAGACAGCGCGAACCTCCCGTACGACATGCGTACCGTCATCGAGACGGTGCTCGACGACGGCGGCTTCCTCGAGTACCACGCTGCGTGGGCCGGAAACATCGTCTGCGGATTCGGGCACCTGAACGGCCGCAGCGTCGGCGTGGTGGGCAACCAGCCCATGCACTTCGCCGGGGTGCTGGACATCGAAGCTTCTGAGAAGGCGGCCCGGTTCGTCCGCACCTGCGACGCCTTCAACGTGCCCCTGATCACCTTTGTTGACGTGCCAGGGTTTCTGCCCGGCGTTGGCCAGGAGTACGGCGGCATCATTCGCCACGGGGCCAAGCTGCTCTACGCCTACTGCGAGGCCACGGTGCCCCGGATCCAGGTCATCACCCGCAAGGCCTACGGCGGGGCGTACGTGGTCATGGACTCCAAGTCGGTGGGCTCCGACCTGTCGTTGGCCTGGCCATCGGCCGAGTTGGCCGTGATGGGACCCCAGGGGGCGGTGGAGATCGTGTACCGCCGCGAGCTTCAGGACGCCGACGACCCGGCGACTCGCCGGGCCGAGCTGGTTGACGAGTACACGGAGAGGTTCGCCAACCCGTACGTGGCTGCTGAACGGGGCTATGTGGACGACGTAATCGACCCGGCCGACACGCGGGCCAAACTGGTGGCCGGCCTCGAGATGCTGGTCTCTAAACAGGACGAGACCCCCCGTCGCAAGCACGGGAACGTCCCGCTCTAGAGGCGGCGGAGGTTCCGATGGTCCGCATCGTCGCCGAGGGCGCCACCGAACAGGAGTTGGCTGCTATCGCCGCCGCCTACGAGGAACTGTGGCCGAACCCGTCCGAAGCCCGGAAGGTTCCGGAGCCGCCCACGGAATGGCGGTTCTCCGGGCGCTGGTGGCACGGCAGCGATCCCGGCCCCGACGCTCGCTGAGGCGAGCTGAGAATCTCCCTCAGGCCGGCCAGTCGGGACCGTCGGCTAGGACCAGGTCGGGCAGGCCATCCAGGTAGGCCTCCCGGTCGATCTCCACGGCACCCAGCCGGGCCAGGTGTGGGGTGCACCACTGCACATCAACTAGCCGGTCGGAACCGTTGCCCATCAGGTCGACCAGGCCAGCCAGGGCCACCTTGGAGGCATCGGACCGCCGGTGGAACATCGATTCGCCGGCGAACAGCCCGCCGATGGCTACCCCGTAGAGCCCACCGGCCAAGCCATCACCGTCCCAGCACTCCACCGAGTGGGCCCACCCCAGCCGGTGAAGCGTGGCGTAGGCGTCGGTGATCCGCTCGTCGATCCACCCGTGGTCCCGTGCCGGATCGGCGCAGGCCACCATCACCTCGGCGAACGCGGTGTCGATCCGGACCTCGTAGCGGTTCTTCGACCGGCGCAACGACCGTGAAATCCGCAGGTCCGCAGGCCGTAGTACCCCCCGGGGGTCCGGAGACCACCAGGCCATCGGCCCCCCGGCCTCTACCGGCATCGGGAACAAGCCCCTCCGGTAGGCGGCCAGGAGGGTGCCCGGGTCGACATCGGCGCCGACACCCACCACACCGTGATCGTCGGCCGTATCGGCCGGGGGAAAGGCCCAGGTGCTGGCCGGCGGCTCAACCGGTCCCGACGCGTCCACGTTTCTCGGGTTCGGTCCGCTGACCGGGGCTCAGCCAACCTCGATGGTGACCGACCGGACCACGACGTCCCGGCTGGGCCCGCCACCGTACGGCGAGGTTTCGTCCACCCGGTAGAGGCCCATCAGGGCCTCCAGGACGGCCTGCCCCGCCAGGTCGGCGTGTCCGAAGACGATGTAGGTGCCCTGGGCGTCAAGGAGGCCCACCTCGGGGCCGGTGGCGAAGAAGAACTGGGCACCCGAACTGTTGGGGCCTGCCGAACGGGCCATCACCAGGTCGCCCGGCTGGTAGGTGAAGGGGCCTATCAGCCCACCGTTGGAGAGGGGAAGAAACTGGCCGCCCTCGTCGGGAATGGTGTAGCCCGGTCCCGGATCAGACCAGTCATTGGTCTTCGGGGCTCCACCCTGGATGATTGCGATGGACGGGTCGAACCGGAACAGGAGGGTGTCGTCGTAGTAGCCGTACCGGGTGAGCACGACGAAGTTGTTCACCGTCTCCGGCGTCCGCTCGCGGTCCAGGACTACCCGGATCTCGCCTTCCGTCGTGTCGAAAACAGCCGTGTAGGTGGTCCCGTCGTCAAGGCACCAGGTCGGGCGACTGGAGAAGGACAAGCGTGGTCCGTCAGACTTGTCGACGGCCGGGCAGTCCTTGGGCGCCGGAACGGTCACAGGTGCTGGCGTGTTGTCGCCGCCCCGGCCGCCGGCCACCACGACAAAGATCAGGCTTCCCACCATCATCAGGGCCGTCAGCCCCGACACCAGGCGGACGGCCGGCGAGAATCGGGCCGCGGGAGGCGGGGGAGCTGGTCGGCGGGACTTCTTGGCCATGGGGCGGCACCCTAGCGACGACCGGTGGGCATGGACCGTGCCGCGTCGGGCAGTTGCGGACGTCAGTTGAGATGGCGGCGTGGTTGGCAGGGGGTGCTGAAACCGGAGGTCGGGCACCGAAACCTGCGACAGAGCCCCTGACCGGCGCCGGTAGCGTGGTGCCCCGTGGCCCTCCTCGTAAAGAAGTTCGGTGGTACCTCGGTCTCGGATGCTGGGCGTATGCGCGAGGTGGCTGACCACGTGGCCCGCGCTGTGCGGAGTGGCGACCAGGTGGTGCTCGTGGTCTCAGCCATGGGCAAGGAGACCGACGACTTGTTGCGCCTGGCCGGTGAGGTATCGGCCGTTCACCCGGGCCGCGAGATGGACATGCTCGTCACTGCCGGTGAGCGCAAGGCCATGGCCCTGGTGTGCATGGCCCTCCACGACAGTGGGATCGACTCCGAGTCGTTCACCGGCAGCCAGGCAGGGTTCCTGACCGATACCAGCCATCAGAACGCCCGGATCGTGGAGGTCCGTCCCGACCGCGTCCAGGCCTCGCTAGGCGCCGGACGGGTTCCGGTGATCGGCGGGTCACAGGGCGTGTCGACCGACAACGACGTGACCTTCCTGGGACGAGGGGGCTCAGACACCACGGCGGTGGCCCTGGCCCATGCCCTGGGAGCCGACGCCTGTGAGCTCTACACCGATGTAACCGGGGTCTTCACCACTGACCCCCGGGTGGTTCCAACCGCCCGCCGGATGGCGACTGTCTCTTTCGAGGAACTGCTCGAGATGACGGCCACCGGGTGCCCGAAGCCGGCTATGCGGTCGGTGGAATACGCCCGTACCCACGGGGTGCGGCTGCACGTCCGTTCTGCCTTCACTTGGCAGGAAGGGACGTGGGTCGATGAGGAGGAAACCGATATGGAACAGGCCATCGTCTCGGCGGTCACCCACGACACGACCGAGGCCAAGATGACGATCGCCGGCGTGCCCGACCAGCCGGGGGTGGCGGCCACCGTGTTTCGCGCCATGGCCGACCTGGACGTCAACGTGGACATGATCGTGCAGAACGTGTCCGACCACGGGGTAACCGACATCTCGTTCACCGTGCCCCACAAAGACCTAGCCCGGTCCGTGGAGCTGAGCGAGCGGCTGGCGGCCGAGATCGGCGCCACCGGGGTGTCGTCCGACGACTCGATCGCCCGAGTAAGCGTGATCGGTGCCGGCATGCGTACCAACCCGGGCGTGGCGGCCACCATGTTCGAAACGCTCTCGGCGTGCGGTGTGAACATCCAGATGATCTCCACATCGGCCATCCGGGTGAGCTGCATGGTTGACGGGGGCCAGGTGGAGGAAGCGGTTCGTGCTCTCCACGACGTCTTCGGGCTGGCCGAGGCCTGAACCACCCGTGCCGCCCTCCCGCCCGGCTTCGGCCGGCCTAGTGGTCCTGTCTGTCCTGCTTGCCGCCTCCTCGCTGGTGGCCTGTGGTTCCATCGGGGAGTCTGCGGCGCCGCCCACCACCATCTTGGCGGTGGCGACTACGACGGTGAGCCCCGCCGACGCCCGCTCGGACTTCGTTTCCGAGGTTGCCGGCTCGGCACCCATCCTCGAGGGTCTCAGTGACCAGGACCTGGGCTGCGTGGCCGACAGGCTCCTCGAAGACCTGGATCCCGCGGAGGTTGTAACCCTGACCCGCAACGGACCGCGTCCCGACCAGGCGACCCTGACCGTCGATGCCCTGCGGTCCTGTGGTCTGATCCTCGACGTGGTGACCCTGGGATTGCAGCAGGCCATCGACGCCGATCCGGGCGCGCCGCCCGTCGAAGCGACCTGCATCCTTGAAGGCATCGCCGACGAGGACCTCGTGCCCTACCTCGAGGCTCGCTTTGAACACGGCTTCGTGGAACTGGACGACGACGAAGCGGACATCCTGCTGGAGGACACACCGATCATGGCCAACACCATGCGGTGCAGCACGCTGGCCCTCTTCGGCCAGGTCGATGTCGAGGCCCCGCCGGTATGTACTGGCCTGGCCTACCGGATGGGCGACATGATGGCTGAACTCCTGGCGATGGGTGAGACGCCGGCCGATGGTCCAGACCTCTCGATCCTCACCGGGGTATTCGCGGCCACCGACGCCATCTTCGCCTGGCTGGCCGACGAGGTCCCGCCCGAGCTACGTGACGACGCCGTTCTGGTGCGAGACACCACGTCGCGGATCGGTGCCCTAATGGCTGAGGGCTTTGCGAAGGTGGCGGCGGCGGATCCCGGCGACGAGGAGGCGGCGATGACCGCATTCTTGAGCGTCATGGCCCGGGTCTCGGCCGAAATGGAGTCGTCGGCATCCGCGGTGGAAGCGTCGACAGAGCGCCTGCGCGACTACCTGGTGGCTACCTGCGGGGAATCCGTCCTGACCCTCTTCGAGCTGTTGTCCGGGGTGGGGGCCACCACCTAATGAGGGCGTCCCGACGGGGCGCCGTCCTGGCCCCGGTGGCCCTGACGGCCGTCTTGGCCCTGTTGTCCGGGTGCGGACGGGCCGATACGGACGGCCTCGAGGCGGCCACGGTGCCTACCACCACCCCGGTCCCGGCGACGACTGGTTCACCCCCGGCGACGACCAGCCCGGCTACGACAACAACCTCGTCCCCGACAACGTCCACAGTAGGGACCACTTCATGGGTCCCCGAACCGACGTCGACTACGACGGAGGCTCCGGCCCCGACCACCAGCCTGGCTGGGGGCCCTATCCCACAGGCCGGAGTGGGGTTCTGTGCCGAGCTGGCCGGGGCCTCGGCCGAACTGGTGCTTGAGGTGGAGTCGGTGATGGCCGACGGCGAGCTGAACGCCCGTCGCTACCGGGCCCTCCTGTTGGCCACCCGGAACCTGCTGGCCTGGACGAGTAACCGGGTACCAGAAGCCATGGCGTTCGACCTAGCGCTACTTACCCGGGTGTACGCGGAACTGGGCATCGAGTTGGACCGCCTGGACCCCGACGCGGTGACCATGCCGCGCCTCCAGGCCCTCGTCTTTTCCTACGTCTTCGAGTCGCCCGGGGTGGAAGGTCCGGCCCTGGACCTGGCGGCCCGGCGTCTTTCCGCCTTCGTCGAACGGTCCTGCGGGTCTGGCTACCCGCTAATGGAGTCGCTTTCCGACCTCTTCGCAGGGGTGCGGGCGGACTGAGCCCCGGCGGCTGAGATGGTGTGCCCGGCCGGAAACAACGGCTGGCCGGTGGCGGTGCGTCGGTAGCCTTTACCCCATGAATGTCGCGGTCGTCGGCGCCACCGGCCAGGTCGGAGGGGTCATGCGGAGCCTCCTGCTGGAGCGGGACTTCCCGGTTGGAGATATCCGGTTCCTCGCCTCGGCACGCTCCGCGGGTACGACCCTGCAGTGGGGTGATCGAGAGGTGGAGGTAGAGGACACGTCCACCGCGGACTGGTCGGGCATCGACGTCGCTCTGGTGAGTGCCGGGAAGACGGCCTCGCTGGAGCACTCCCCGAAGATGGTGGCCGCTGGGGCCACGGTGATCGACAACTCCTCGGGCTGGCGTATGGACCCCGATGTCCCGCTGGTCGTACCCGAAGTCAACGCGCAGGCCCTAAACGACATCCCGAAGGGCATCGTGGCCAACCCAAACTGCACCACGATGGCCGCCATGCCGGTGCTGGCCCCCCTCCACGCCGAGGCGGGCCTTCGGTCACTGACCGTGGCCACCTACCAGGCCGTATCGGGAGCCGGCCTCGCCGGGGTCGAGGAACTGGCCTCCCAGGTGGCTGCCGTGCTGGACGGGGCCCCGGGCCTGACCCACGACGGTCGGGCGGTCGAGTTCCCGGAACCGTCTTCGTTCGCCCGCAACATCGCCTTCAACGTGCTGGCCCATGCCGGGTCCTTCGTAGACGACGGTCGGGGAGAGACCGACGAGGAGCAGAAGCTCCGCAACGAGAGCCGCAAAATCCTCGGTATCCCCGACCTGGCGGTCTCCGGAACCTGTGTTCGAGTCCCAGTGTTCACCGGCCACTCGCTGTCCGTCCACGCCGAGTTCGACAACCCAATCAGCCCCGATCGGGCCACCGAGTTACTGGCCGCCGCCCCCGGCGTGGCGCTGGCCGACGTCCCGACGCCGCTCGACGCGGCCGGTGTGGACCCGACCATCGTGGGACGGATCCGATCCGACGAGACACGGCCCAACGGCCTAGCCCTCTTCCTGTCCGGGGACAACCTGCGCAAGGGCGCGGCACTCAACACCATCCAGATCGCCGAAGAACTGCTGCGTCGACGGGCCTGAGGCCCGCCAGGCCACCCGGTCCCTACGGCGGATCGGTGACGTACCGGGCCATTGCCTCGTCCAGCGACAGCTCCAGTTGGTTAGCCAAGCTGGCCAGCCAGGCCAGCACATCGCCCAACTCGTGGAGCTGCTCGTCGGCTGTTCCCTTTCGGGCGGCCTGGGCTAACTCCCCGAGTTCCTCGCACAGCCAGGCCACGGTGGCCGGAACCCCGCGGTCACGGTCGACGGGACCGTAGAGCTCCTCCATGAGGGCCTGAACCTCAGCAAGTTCCACGTCGCGGACCGTATCGGCTGGAGAGACGGCGGTTGCCGATCAACCCCTGAGGATCCACGCGTCGCGCGTGTGTTCGGTCCACACTCGATGGGTGCTCACCGACCACGAAGCCACCCATGTCCTGAGAGCCCTGGACGCCCTGGACCAGTTGGAGGAAGCAGCGATGAAGTTGGTCCGGGCTGAGTTGGCCTGCGGCCCAGCGCTAGACGGCCTGATTGCCGATCCGCTGACCGAGGGCACCCGGCTGGACCAGTTGAGCTTGGTCGACACACTGGCTGTCGACCTACTGGCCGCCCTGGGCCGGCACGACACGGTACGGCGCCTAGTCGACGAGGCTCCGGCGGGGTGTGCCCGCGACGCTCTGGTCGACCACCTAGCGGGACGAGGTAGCGCCTGACCGACGGGTCGCCGGCCCCTCTCGGTAGCCCGACGAAGAGCCCTTCAGCCCCCCGGGGGAGGAGCCGGTCGGGCCAGGTCCTCAACGGCCTCGCTTCCGGGGAGCCGTAGCAGCCCTCCGGGGGGGAGCAGGATCTTGCGGTCCCGGGAGCCCCCGCCGACCACCACCCGATCGCGGGCCAGGACCGCTCCATCGACCCAGATGGGCACGGAGGTGGGCAGGCCAAACGGGGTCACCCCACCGATCTGCATGCCAGTCAACTCGGCTGTCTCCTCGGCGCTAGCGAACGAAGCCTTGCGGGATCCCAGGCGTTGGCGGACCATGCCGTTCACGTCGAGGCGGTAGGTGGCCAGCACCAGGCATAGGGCGAACGGCTGCCTCTCATCGGGCCGGGCCTTACCGGCCACCAGGATGGCGTTAGCCGAGTCCTCAAGGGCGATCCCGTAGGCCTCGCAGAAGGCCGCCGTGTCAGCCAGGGCGGGATCGCAGGCCATGACCTCGTGATCCACCCCAAGGGAGGCCAGTTGTTCCAGAACCGGGTCGCCGGTCGGTTCGGACGGCCGGTTCATGACTGCCGCGGAGGGACCAGGCCCGTTTCACGAGCCGGCCCGGTCAGGCCGTAAAAGACGGCCACCACCACGATGGCTCCTCCGATGAAGGTGGGCGTCGGGGGAACCTCCTCGAACCACAACCAGACCCAAAGCGAGGCGGCCACCGTCTCGACGGGGGTGAACAGGCTGACCTCGGCGGCCGGAGCGTGCCGGGTGGCCGTAGACATACACAGGCGGGCCACCGGTCCAAAAAAGCCACCCATGAGCATCGTGGCCAGAAAAGCCCGACGATCCAACAGCGAGACGTCGGCCGGGACCGCGGTGACCAGAGCGATGAATGTGGCGGTCACGGCCACCACGAGGGTTCGAGGCAGCTCGGGGTGGCGGCGCCAGATCACGAGGTTGATCGAGAATCCCCCGATGGCTACGAGGGCCAGCAGATCGCCACCCACCCCGCCCCCGCTCATCGATCCGCCCACGATGACAGCGATGCCGGTCGCCGTCGCCCCGATAGCCCGCCAGGTCCGTCCCGAGGTGCGCTCGCGAAGAGCGAACCGAGCCAGGACGGCGGCGAAGATGGGACAGGCGGCGATGATGGCCACCACGTTGGAAGCCGCGGTGAGGGTCACGGCGGTCAGAAAAGACGTAGTCGAGACAGCACCCAGCAGGCCGGTCATGGCCAACGTGCCCCGCCACCGGGCCACGGTGGCCACCGTGCCCCGACCGAGGGAGCGAAAGGCGAGCGACCATGCCACCGGCGTAGAGAAGAGTCCGACCATGAAGGCGATGGTCCAGCCGTTCACCTCGGAATCGCGCTCAGCGACCCGGACCAACAGCGCATCGCTGGATACCAGGAACATCCCGGTGAAGGCCAACAACAGGCCGAAAGACCGCCCGGACCGCGGAATCCGGTCAACGAGCGCGAGGTTCATCGCCGGACACTAGCTACGGGGGCTGGCAGGATGGCCTGCCGAGGCTCCGACGACCGGAGGGACACGTGCCCCGACCGAACATCTTGCTGGTCACCTTGGACCAGTGGAGAGGCGACTGCCTGGGAGCGGCCGGCCATCCGGTGGTCCGTACACCCCATCTGGACCGGTTGGCCGCCGAGGGGATTCGGTTTACTTCCCACTACGCCCAGGCGGCGCCGTGCGGTCCTAGCCGGGCCAGCCTGCTGACCGGCACCTACCAACATGTGCACCGGTCGGTTCAGAACGGCACTCCGCTGGACGCCCGCTTTACCAATGTGGCCCTCGAGGCCCGAGTTGCTGGATACGACCCGGTGCTGTTCGGCCACACCGATACCACGGTGGACCCGCGCACCGTGCCTGACGACGATCCCCGTCTCGAGGACTACGAGGGCCCGCTGCCCGGATTCCGCGTAGCCCTGGAACTCCCCGAGCATCGGGAAGCTTGGTACCGGTGGCTGGAGGATCGGGGCCATGACATCTCGGACCGCGGGCGGTTCCTGCGACCCCGCGCCGACGTGTCCATCCCCGACGGACGGGGAGCCAGTTGGCCTCCTTCCCCGTTCGCTACAGACGAGACGGAAACGGCGTTTGTGGTGGGCGAGGTGCTCGACGAGCTGGAGCGGTTGTCGGCCGATGGCGAACCCTGGTTTGTCCACGCCTCGATCTACCGTCCCCACCCCCCGTTCGTGGTACCCGAGCCATACAACGACCTGGTGGACCCGGCCGAAGTCCCGGAACCGATCGTCGACGAACCGGGCGACAACCACCCGTTCCTGGCGGCCGCGCGAGCCTGGGTCGCGCCGCCCGCGGATCCGTTGGACCTCCGCCAGGTGCGCGCCACCTACTACGGGATGATGGCCGAGGTGGATGCCCAGATGGGGCGTCTACTCACGGGTCTTGACGACCTAGGGGTGGCCGACCAGACGGTGGTCGTGGTCACGTCAGACCACGGCGAGATGCTGGGAGATCACGGCCTCATGTCCAAGCTGGGGTTCTTTGACCAGTCGTTCCACATCCCGCTGATCATCCGGTATCCGGCTCTTGACGGGCCGGCAGGCGGGGTGGTGGACCGGTTTACGGAGAACGTGGACCTAATGCCCACCCTGCTGGATCTGGCCGGTGCCGAGGTTCCGAGGCAGTGCCAGGGGCGGTCGCTACGTCCCTTTCTGGCCGGCGAGGAGCCCGACCAGTGGCGGTCGGCCGTTCACTGGGAGTACGACTTTCGCCTCTTTGCCGGGGTGGCGGACCTGCCCGGGAACCAGTGCAACCTGGCTGTGCACCGCGACCGGACGGGTAAGTACGTCCACTTCGCCGGCTGGCCGGCGCTGTTCTACGACCTCGTCGACGACCCAGGCGAGCGTCGACCGTTGGCGGCTCACCCCTCGATGGCTGACCATGCGGCGGCCCTCCTGGGTTGGAGAATGGCCACCGACGAACAGGAGTTGTCCGACCACCTCGCCCTGCCGGGTGGGATGGTCGTCTTGGACGCCTGACAGCTGCCTCGGGAGTGGGGGCGACACCGGAGTCCCGAGGTGTCTCTCAGTTAGACCTCTCGTCTGCCGTTGAGAAGGAAATGACGGCGGTACATCACCGCCATGACTGCCACTGCTAGTGGGGCAGCTGTGAATGCGAGGCTGGCGCTCCGGTAGTCGCCGAACACGTCACTACCGAGCGAGAAGGCGAGTGCTCCCATTGAGGAGCCCAGAACACTCAGAAAGCCCAGGAAGCCGGTAATTGACCCAAGGTGTCCGACTCCGAAAAGTGCAGGGAGCAGAGCAGCATTCATGGAGGCCATAGCCCCCATGCTCAGTCCGAGCATCAGGACATAGCCGAGAACCGCCCCGAACGAGATCGCAGAACCCCCGAGGAAGGTCGTCAGGGCTACCAGGACGGCAGAAGTAGCGGGCAGCCAAGGGCGGATCGCGCGGTCTGCAAGCCAGCCGACGCTCAGGCCCCCCACTATCGATCCCACGGCCGTAGGTAGGAACATGGCGGCGGCCTCGGAGTTCGAGTAACCGATCTCGCCTAGGAGATTGCTCTGGTGGAATATCAGGCCGGTCCCAAGAAGCGAACCACTAACCGTCACCGCTGCCAGTGTCCAAAACGACCCCGTTCGCACCGCCACAGCCCGGACCACCGATGTAACACCACGATCCAAGAGGATTGGAGTGTCGGAGTTACCGCCGTCAGGCACCTGACCGAGATTGGCGGGTCGGTCCACAAAGCCGAATAGACCGATCGGGACCACTGTTAGGAAGATCGCCGCCGCGGCTACCAACCAGGCTTGCCGCCAACCCCAAGTTTCGATGGTGAGGGCCAGAAGAACTGGAACGACGCTCATTCCGCTAAAGGTCACCGTTGTCTTCACACCCATGGCGAATCCGCGACGTTGGTTGAACCAGTGCGCCACAGCCACGTTTGAAGTCAGGCTAAGAGCGCCCTGACCTAGGAAGCGGATCCCTAGGAAACCGACTGTCAGCCAGACAACGCCGTGGATCATCGACATGTGGGCGAGGGCGCCAGCGAAGATCACACCGAGTATCACTGTGGCCCGCCGAACACCGACGCTATCGACCCAAGTCCCGAGTCTCGGCTGGAGGCCAGAAGCCACCAATGTGCCGACTAGGTATGCGCTGGCGATGGCCGAATCGGAAAGATCAAGGCCCGACGAAAGGTGTTCACGAAAAACCGAGACGCCCATCGACTGACCGGGTCCTGTGAGGATGCCGACAAGGGAAGCCAGCCCGACCATGTGCCAGCCATAGAAGCCAGCAGGCGAGCGGGCGCCCCTACGGGCTGGACCTTCTCGAAGCATCAGGGAACGCTAGTGCTCAAGGAATTATCTAACTGGTCCAAGGAGAGCAAGTCGTAAGTGCGCTACGGGGCACGCAACATCTGCCACACGCGGCCCAGTGGCCTAGGTGTCTCTGCACCAAGGGGATCGTTCCTCGCCTACCACGCTCCTCATGAAGACATGACAGACTCCAACCGCGATGAGGGAGCATCCCGAAAACCCGATCTTCGGACCTGAGGACCCGCGCCTGGATCCTCCTAATCCTCCAGAGATCCAGCCGGCGCGCTCGATCGCCAAGGCGATCTCCTGGCGGGTGGTGGGGACACTCGACACCCTGATCCTGTCCTTCGTCATCCTGAGCTTTCTCGGTCCATTCTTCGGTCTTGAGGAAGCAAGCAGCGCCGACAAGATAAGAACTGCGGCCTTCATTGCGTTAACCGAAGTCGCAACCAAGATGGCGCTCTACTACCTGCATGAGCGGCTCTGGTCCCGGCTGCAATGGAACCGCACCCTGGACGAGGAAGGCCACTACCGGGACGGTCGGTGGCGTTCGGCCACCAAGACAGCGACGTGGCGGGTGTTAGCAAGTGCGGACACCATGTTGCTGGGGTTCATCTTCACCGGCAATCTGGCGACAGCCATCTCGATCGGCGGGTTCGAGATCATCACAAAGTTGGTGCTCTATTTCTTCCACGAGCGGTACTGGGCTCGGATCCGCTGGGGGATCATCCCGGGGACTGTGTGAGGTTCGAGCCGGATCACAAGTTGTCCAAATACAGGCCCAAAACCGACGGCCTCAGTCGGTTTCAGAAACGCCGCCGCGGCCGTGCTTCCAGTAGCCCCGGACAACAGCGTGGGAGCGGGAAAGACCCCGCTCGTCGAAGAGATGACGGCGAATGCGCTGGACGGCGGCCGCCTCGCCGGCAGCCCATACCCGTGCGTCAGGAGCTATCTGTGCGCTGGTGACAGCGGCGAAGAGAGAATCGCCAGGGGTTGAGCCAGCCTTAAGTTGACACCACTGAATGGTCGCACCTGGGTGAGCGGGCAACTCGAGGCGTCCGTCAGGATGCCGGACCTCGATGAGTACCTCCACCTCGGCCTCCGGAGGCAGCGCTCGAAGAAGCATGGAGATGGCAGGAAGTGCCGACTCGTCACCTGCGAGCAGGAACGAGCGAACTGCCGGATCAATCTCGTATCCGCGCCCTGTGCCAGAGACGGCAACACGATCCCCTGCCTTGGCCGTATCTACCCACGCGGAAAGAATCCCGTTTCCGTGTCGGACAACCTCGATATCGAGTTCGAGCGGACCGGGCCTGAACGAGAGCGGGGTGAGTGTTCGGATAGTCGGCCGGCTGCCGTCCGCGAACAGG is a window from the Acidimicrobiales bacterium genome containing:
- a CDS encoding DMT family transporter, which encodes MNLALVDRIPRSGRSFGLLLAFTGMFLVSSDALLVRVAERDSEVNGWTIAFMVGLFSTPVAWSLAFRSLGRGTVATVARWRGTLAMTGLLGAVSTTSFLTAVTLTAASNVVAIIAACPIFAAVLARFALRERTSGRTWRAIGATATGIAVIVGGSMSGGGVGGDLLALVAIGGFSINLVIWRRHPELPRTLVVAVTATFIALVTAVPADVSLLDRRAFLATMLMGGFFGPVARLCMSTATRHAPAAEVSLFTPVETVAASLWVWLWFEEVPPTPTFIGGAIVVVAVFYGLTGPARETGLVPPRQS
- a CDS encoding sulfatase-like hydrolase/transferase, encoding MPRPNILLVTLDQWRGDCLGAAGHPVVRTPHLDRLAAEGIRFTSHYAQAAPCGPSRASLLTGTYQHVHRSVQNGTPLDARFTNVALEARVAGYDPVLFGHTDTTVDPRTVPDDDPRLEDYEGPLPGFRVALELPEHREAWYRWLEDRGHDISDRGRFLRPRADVSIPDGRGASWPPSPFATDETETAFVVGEVLDELERLSADGEPWFVHASIYRPHPPFVVPEPYNDLVDPAEVPEPIVDEPGDNHPFLAAARAWVAPPADPLDLRQVRATYYGMMAEVDAQMGRLLTGLDDLGVADQTVVVVTSDHGEMLGDHGLMSKLGFFDQSFHIPLIIRYPALDGPAGGVVDRFTENVDLMPTLLDLAGAEVPRQCQGRSLRPFLAGEEPDQWRSAVHWEYDFRLFAGVADLPGNQCNLAVHRDRTGKYVHFAGWPALFYDLVDDPGERRPLAAHPSMADHAAALLGWRMATDEQELSDHLALPGGMVVLDA
- a CDS encoding MFS transporter, whose amino-acid sequence is MLREGPARRGARSPAGFYGWHMVGLASLVGILTGPGQSMGVSVFREHLSSGLDLSDSAIASAYLVGTLVASGLQPRLGTWVDSVGVRRATVILGVIFAGALAHMSMIHGVVWLTVGFLGIRFLGQGALSLTSNVAVAHWFNQRRGFAMGVKTTVTFSGMSVVPVLLALTIETWGWRQAWLVAAAAIFLTVVPIGLFGFVDRPANLGQVPDGGNSDTPILLDRGVTSVVRAVAVRTGSFWTLAAVTVSGSLLGTGLIFHQSNLLGEIGYSNSEAAAMFLPTAVGSIVGGLSVGWLADRAIRPWLPATSAVLVALTTFLGGSAISFGAVLGYVLMLGLSMGAMASMNAALLPALFGVGHLGSITGFLGFLSVLGSSMGALAFSLGSDVFGDYRSASLAFTAAPLAVAVMAVMYRRHFLLNGRREV
- a CDS encoding DUF2061 domain-containing protein, encoding MREHPENPIFGPEDPRLDPPNPPEIQPARSIAKAISWRVVGTLDTLILSFVILSFLGPFFGLEEASSADKIRTAAFIALTEVATKMALYYLHERLWSRLQWNRTLDEEGHYRDGRWRSATKTATWRVLASADTMLLGFIFTGNLATAISIGGFEIITKLVLYFFHERYWARIRWGIIPGTV
- a CDS encoding siderophore-interacting protein, with the translated sequence MARIEPRNPHMVRITLAGPMLQGLDPGLPAASVRVLLPGDPTEVVLPTWAGNEFLFADGSRPTIRTLTPLSFRPGPLELDIEVVRHGNGILSAWVDTAKAGDRVAVSGTGRGYEIDPAVRSFLLAGDESALPAISMLLRALPPEAEVEVLIEVRHPDGRLELPAHPGATIQWCQLKAGSTPGDSLFAAVTSAQIAPDARVWAAGEAAAVQRIRRHLFDERGLSRSHAVVRGYWKHGRGGVSETD